One segment of uncultured Propionivibrio sp. DNA contains the following:
- the glpK gene encoding glycerol kinase GlpK encodes MTRELILALDQGTTSSRAILFDRDGRAVASAQREFAQHYPRPGWVEHDANDIWTSQYEVARAAIAGAGVNARSIAAIGIANQRETTVVWDRITGEPICKAIVWQCRRTAADCDALKARGLDTLIRERTGLLLDAYFSGTKLAWILNHVPHARARAERGELAFGTVDTWLIWKLSGGRVHATDVSNASRTLLFNIHTLDWDERILAELDIPRALLPEVRPSSHYYGDSLPALFDGAAIPIAGDAGDQQAALFGQGCFVAGTAKNTYGTGAFMLMNTGRTPIDSKHGLLTTVAWGIDGTVDYALEGSVFIAGAAIQWLRDELGLIGSAAESEVLAKSVADTQGVYVVPAFVGLGAPYWDMNARGTIVGLTRGSGRAHIVRATLEAIAFQTRDVLQAMQADAGIALRELRVDGGAAANDFLMQFQADLLGVPVLRPAQTESTALGAATLAGLAVGLWKNREDIAGRHQAMRTFAPALAPGQSERHYAGWRRAVDRARAWVSD; translated from the coding sequence ATGACAAGAGAATTGATCCTGGCGTTGGACCAGGGCACCACCAGTTCGCGCGCCATCCTCTTCGACCGCGACGGACGAGCGGTGGCGAGTGCCCAGCGCGAATTCGCCCAGCATTATCCCCGACCCGGCTGGGTCGAACACGACGCCAACGACATCTGGACGAGCCAGTACGAGGTTGCGCGCGCGGCAATCGCCGGGGCAGGGGTCAATGCCCGCAGCATCGCTGCCATCGGCATCGCCAACCAGCGCGAGACGACGGTCGTCTGGGACCGGATCACCGGCGAGCCGATCTGCAAGGCCATCGTCTGGCAATGCCGGCGTACCGCCGCCGACTGCGACGCGCTGAAGGCGCGCGGACTCGACACGCTGATCCGGGAACGGACCGGCCTTTTGCTCGACGCCTATTTTTCCGGCACCAAGCTCGCCTGGATTCTTAACCACGTTCCGCATGCCCGCGCCCGCGCAGAACGGGGCGAACTCGCTTTCGGCACCGTCGACACCTGGCTGATCTGGAAACTGAGCGGCGGCCGCGTCCATGCCACCGACGTTTCCAACGCTTCCCGCACCCTGCTCTTCAATATCCACACGCTCGACTGGGACGAGCGCATCCTCGCCGAACTCGACATCCCGCGCGCGCTGCTGCCCGAGGTCCGGCCCTCAAGCCATTACTACGGCGACAGCCTTCCGGCACTCTTCGATGGCGCGGCCATCCCGATTGCCGGCGATGCCGGCGATCAGCAGGCGGCGCTGTTCGGACAAGGGTGCTTCGTCGCCGGCACGGCCAAGAACACCTACGGCACCGGCGCCTTCATGCTGATGAACACCGGCCGGACGCCGATCGACTCGAAGCACGGACTGCTCACCACGGTCGCCTGGGGCATCGACGGCACCGTCGACTACGCGCTTGAAGGCAGCGTCTTCATTGCTGGCGCGGCCATCCAGTGGTTGCGCGACGAACTCGGCCTGATCGGTAGCGCCGCCGAAAGCGAAGTCCTGGCGAAAAGCGTCGCCGACACGCAGGGCGTCTATGTCGTGCCCGCCTTCGTCGGTCTCGGCGCCCCCTACTGGGACATGAATGCCCGCGGCACAATCGTCGGCCTGACGCGCGGCAGCGGACGCGCCCACATCGTCCGCGCCACGCTCGAAGCCATCGCCTTCCAGACCCGCGACGTCCTGCAGGCGATGCAGGCCGACGCCGGCATCGCATTGCGCGAACTGCGCGTCGATGGCGGTGCCGCCGCCAACGATTTTCTCATGCAGTTCCAGGCCGACCTTCTCGGCGTCCCGGTCCTGCGCCCGGCGCAAACCGAAAGTACGGCGCTCGGCGCCGCCACCCTCGCCGGCCTCGCCGTCGGGCTCTGGAAAAATCGCGAGGACATCGCCGGACGCCACCAGGCCATGCGGACCTTCGCCCCGGCGCTGGCGCCGGGACAATCCGAACGGCATTACGCCGGATGGCGCCGCGCGGTCGACCGGGCTCGCGCCTGGGTCAGCGACTGA
- a CDS encoding DeoR family transcriptional regulator, producing MTRQSTESKLGTRHRQILDLAKQQGFLSTEALARHFDVTTQTIRRDINYLCDEGLLRRFHGGAGPASSVENVDYSARQILNHEAKIRIAQAVVGEIPDNASLFINIGTTTEEVAKALAGHRNLRIITNNLNVASLLCGNENFEVIVAGGVVRSDRGVIGESTIDFIRQFKVDFGIIGISGIDADGTLLDFDYREVRVAQAIIENSRQIFLVTDRTKFSITPMVKLGTLADVDVLFTDAAPPADIQAVLAETQTRLVIAKDAPRLD from the coding sequence ATGACGCGACAGAGTACCGAATCGAAGCTGGGCACACGCCACCGCCAGATTCTCGATCTCGCCAAGCAGCAAGGCTTCCTCTCCACCGAGGCACTTGCCCGTCATTTCGACGTCACCACCCAGACGATCCGGCGCGACATCAACTATCTCTGCGACGAAGGCCTGCTGCGCCGCTTCCACGGCGGTGCCGGCCCGGCATCGAGCGTCGAGAACGTCGATTATTCGGCGCGGCAGATCCTCAATCACGAAGCCAAGATCCGGATCGCTCAAGCCGTCGTCGGGGAGATACCCGACAACGCCTCGCTCTTCATCAATATCGGCACGACCACCGAAGAAGTCGCCAAGGCACTCGCCGGCCACCGCAACCTGCGCATCATCACCAACAACCTCAACGTCGCCAGCCTGCTCTGCGGCAACGAAAACTTCGAAGTGATCGTCGCCGGCGGCGTCGTCCGCAGCGACCGCGGCGTCATCGGCGAATCGACGATCGACTTCATCCGCCAGTTCAAGGTCGATTTCGGCATCATCGGCATTTCCGGCATCGATGCCGACGGCACGCTGCTCGATTTTGACTACCGGGAAGTCCGCGTCGCGCAGGCGATCATCGAGAACTCGCGCCAGATCTTCCTCGTCACGGACCGCACCAAGTTCAGCATCACGCCGATGGTCAAGCTGGGCACACTGGCCGATGTCGATGTGCTGTTCACCGACGCAGCGCCGCCGGCCGACATCCAGGCGGTCCTCGCCGAAACGCAGACCCGCCTCGTCATCGCCAAGGACGCGCCGCGCCTCGACTAA
- a CDS encoding L-2-amino-thiazoline-4-carboxylic acid hydrolase, protein MCICHNNQPKNTDDPVTNKLRKAFTHRALWMGLILKEIKDRGMDWEEIGHSAIFKTGCMHGDGIKEVLESADSMVEFGKTFLNEDVIKIFEMDIKKLDENELTVEFGYCPLVTAWTQAGIEGEMLSKLCDIAMSGDRGIGSRFENFEFHLGKTIAQGNKVCEVAFTRKKA, encoded by the coding sequence ATGTGTATTTGCCATAACAACCAGCCGAAGAACACCGACGATCCGGTCACCAACAAACTGAGAAAGGCGTTCACGCACCGCGCGCTCTGGATGGGGCTGATTCTCAAGGAGATCAAGGACCGCGGCATGGACTGGGAAGAAATCGGCCACTCGGCGATCTTCAAGACCGGCTGCATGCATGGCGACGGCATCAAGGAAGTGCTGGAGTCCGCCGATAGCATGGTCGAGTTCGGCAAGACCTTCCTTAATGAAGATGTCATCAAGATTTTCGAGATGGACATCAAGAAGCTCGACGAGAACGAGCTTACGGTGGAATTCGGTTATTGCCCGCTGGTCACGGCATGGACGCAGGCCGGCATCGAGGGCGAAATGCTGAGCAAGCTCTGCGACATCGCCATGTCGGGCGACCGCGGTATCGGCAGCCGTTTCGAGAACTTCGAATTCCATCTGGGCAAGACGATTGCCCAGGGCAACAAGGTCTGCGAAGTCGCCTTCACCCGCAAGAAGGCCTGA
- a CDS encoding ABC transporter substrate-binding protein encodes MMKLKHCKTLLASVCLTLAAAGASAQNKTIAIGYQAPLSGENAQYGMLFRNSATLALDEFNKSGKLPGVTVQIKFEDSKSDAKEGVNIARKFSDDPSILAVIGDFNSTVSMAAGQVYAQTKVAQLSQTASHPDFVKISEYQFRNINTQAYEGPLIANWAHANGVKKVAVVAIQNDWGQSAANNFIAGFKAAGGTVTDVEYFNPGTRDFRSILTKIGRSQPEAIFLGAFYEDGSAFLQQKVQMGLKQSIYATSSLYEKKMIELAGPAANGLFLTTTFMAESTEPHVASYVKAYEARYGAKPQQFAAQAFDATNIMLNAIVAAGGANATRAKVRDALAATKNFPGVTGTTSFDPATREPIKLLAKLQVVDGKFVAVK; translated from the coding sequence ATGATGAAACTCAAGCATTGCAAGACGCTGCTCGCCTCGGTCTGCCTGACCCTGGCCGCAGCGGGCGCCAGCGCGCAGAACAAGACGATCGCCATCGGCTACCAGGCTCCGCTCAGCGGTGAGAACGCCCAGTACGGCATGTTGTTCCGCAACTCGGCGACGCTGGCGCTCGATGAATTCAACAAGTCGGGCAAGCTCCCTGGCGTCACCGTCCAGATCAAGTTCGAAGACAGCAAGAGCGACGCCAAGGAAGGCGTCAATATCGCGCGCAAGTTCTCCGATGACCCCAGCATCCTGGCGGTAATCGGCGACTTCAACTCGACCGTGTCGATGGCCGCCGGCCAGGTCTATGCACAGACCAAGGTGGCGCAGCTCTCGCAGACCGCCTCGCATCCGGACTTCGTCAAGATCAGCGAATACCAGTTCCGCAACATCAACACGCAAGCCTACGAAGGCCCGTTGATCGCCAACTGGGCGCACGCCAACGGCGTCAAGAAGGTCGCCGTCGTCGCCATCCAGAACGACTGGGGCCAGTCGGCCGCCAACAACTTTATCGCCGGCTTCAAGGCCGCTGGCGGCACGGTCACCGACGTCGAGTACTTCAACCCCGGCACGCGCGACTTCCGCTCGATCCTCACCAAGATCGGCCGCAGCCAGCCCGAAGCCATCTTCCTCGGCGCTTTCTACGAGGACGGCTCGGCCTTCCTGCAGCAGAAAGTCCAGATGGGCCTGAAACAGAGCATCTATGCGACTTCGTCACTGTATGAAAAGAAGATGATCGAACTCGCCGGCCCGGCCGCCAACGGCCTCTTCCTCACCACGACCTTCATGGCGGAAAGCACCGAGCCGCATGTTGCCTCCTACGTCAAGGCCTACGAAGCACGCTACGGCGCCAAACCACAGCAGTTCGCGGCCCAGGCGTTCGATGCCACCAACATCATGCTGAACGCCATCGTCGCCGCCGGCGGCGCCAACGCGACGCGTGCCAAGGTGCGCGATGCGCTTGCTGCGACCAAGAACTTCCCGGGCGTCACCGGCACCACCAGCTTCGACCCGGCCACGCGCGAACCGATCAAGCTCCTGGCCAAGCTCCAGGTCGTGGACGGCAAGTTCGTCGCGGTCAAGTAG
- a CDS encoding branched-chain amino acid ABC transporter permease, giving the protein MFDIFFVQQLVNGLSIGLIYALVAIGFTLIFGVLNVVNFAHGEIYMIGSFAGLMAITTFAPPLFVVILIALAAGALAGFGLERLAFRPFRRFRDEASLKSKAIREATLLSSLAVSIIVREIAEKIFGSNMQSIPQDYLLLKPIQIGSLNFADGQFLIFGLSIVMLGGLQWLLKRTRIGLSIRAVANNPMGAAYVGINTERTIIATFVIGSTLGAIAGLIVGLYQGAIFPAMGFVPGVKAFVAMVMGGLSSIGGAVVCALILGMAEAVTTSFFAQGWGDLVAYLFLVITLIFFPTGLFGGGRERV; this is encoded by the coding sequence ATGTTTGACATTTTTTTCGTGCAGCAACTCGTCAATGGTCTCTCGATCGGGTTGATCTACGCACTCGTCGCGATCGGCTTCACGCTGATCTTCGGCGTCCTCAACGTCGTGAACTTCGCCCACGGCGAGATCTACATGATCGGTTCCTTCGCCGGCCTGATGGCCATCACGACCTTCGCCCCGCCGCTCTTCGTCGTCATCCTGATTGCATTGGCGGCCGGCGCGCTCGCCGGTTTCGGCCTCGAGCGTCTGGCGTTCCGTCCCTTCCGCCGCTTCCGCGACGAGGCCTCGCTCAAGTCGAAGGCGATCCGGGAAGCGACGCTGCTCTCCTCGTTGGCGGTATCGATCATCGTGCGTGAAATCGCCGAGAAGATCTTCGGCTCGAACATGCAGTCGATCCCGCAGGACTACCTGCTGCTCAAACCGATCCAGATCGGCTCGCTGAATTTCGCCGACGGCCAGTTCCTCATCTTCGGGCTATCGATCGTCATGCTCGGCGGCCTGCAGTGGCTGCTAAAGCGGACCCGTATCGGCCTGTCGATCCGTGCCGTCGCCAACAACCCGATGGGCGCCGCCTACGTCGGCATCAATACCGAGCGGACGATCATCGCCACCTTCGTCATCGGCTCGACGCTCGGCGCCATCGCCGGTCTCATCGTCGGCCTCTACCAGGGCGCGATCTTCCCGGCGATGGGCTTCGTACCCGGCGTCAAGGCCTTCGTCGCCATGGTCATGGGCGGCCTGTCTTCGATCGGCGGCGCCGTCGTCTGCGCGCTGATCCTCGGCATGGCCGAAGCCGTCACCACCAGCTTCTTCGCCCAGGGCTGGGGCGATCTCGTCGCCTACCTCTTCCTCGTCATCACCTTGATATTTTTCCCGACCGGCCTGTTCGGCGGCGGCAGGGAGCGTGTCTGA